The Phalacrocorax aristotelis chromosome 2, bGulAri2.1, whole genome shotgun sequence region TACACCACTAGCAATGGAATtctatagaaaaaaatacagccctGTTCTTCAAGTTGTCTCTGAGCCATCAAAATGAGTTCATGAACTTTCTGTGGAGGCGTGAGTTTTGCTAAACTTTAGAGGGAAGACATGTAATTATTTCTGCCAAAAGTACAATGTGCTCCTTTGCCTTGATCATCAGCTTTATTTTGTGACAGTAAGAATTTGTGAGAAAATAGAGTCAGCTTCTTTACACACATTTTACTTAACAGACTTCTTACATAGCTTCAAGACTGCTAATTAAATATATGGTGTAGCGTCTGGTGAGTGCTCTTAAGGACAGCTCCATCTTGCAGTATATCATCGGGAGGATACATGTACATCTACACACAGAGGGACAAGGCGGGAAGGCAGGGTGAGGCAACATTTTGTTGGCAGCAGAAACCTGCAGATATGTTCTgctttcataataaaaaataagaagtggATGTGCTTGGTTTCAACTGCCAACAAACCCAGCTActaaaaaccaaagcaatgcTCTTTTCACGGCCAAATAACAGAGCACTTAGATTCTCTATGGAGCAGATGGGAAAGTGATATGTCATGTCACCGCTGCCTGGCCTGCGAGAAATGTGCTTGGTGCCTGGTAGGAGTGTGGCTATTAAGACAAATCAGAACTATGTGTCAGACACAGAGATCGATGCAATTTCTTTGtttgcaaaaaatatatttaaaagtctCGCTTGTCTACATCatacaaaaaaacctgacaatTTTCCCACTCTGAAAATCCCGGAAAGCTACAGTTCACTGTTTCCTCCCAGCCAGTCATTATCAGACTATTTCTTCTCACCCCTGGGGCGCTCACTTGCTCATCCTGTCCTTGCATAAACTACCGGGAAAACCATGACCAAACTCCGCCCGGCCACAAGCAGGGAGCAATGCCCTCCTTTACACCATCCAGCTCAAGCACGGGGGTTGGACAAGAAGATTTCCAGCAGTCCcctccaacccctaccattctgtgattctgtgattctgtgaaattatgaGGCTGGATTGCTTCTTCCCCTTGCCCTTGGGGAGCATGGGGAATACCCAGAGCTGCAACCACGCTGGCTCAAAGCCTGTTGCAGGTCACCACAGGCTGGATGCCAACACCTCCGCTTCCACACAAGCCTCTTTGGACAAGGTCGCTCCTACCTGAGTGCTCTGTTGGGTGGCTGCTACCCAGCCACTGGCACTGCATGTTTTCCAACCAGCCTCAGTGCCAATAAAACCTACTGGTCAAAAAGGCATGAGGTCACTGTTCCATCATCACACACCATGGTCCATCAGACCATATGCACTGACCCCAGTGCCCTGGCAGGATGGCAAGAGAGGGGCTGCTGCAGTGCCCCAGGAGGGACCCACTGAATACCAGCATGTCCTGTTGATAGCAGAATACCTGCAGCAACATATTCGTTCCCTGCTATCCTTTCTGTCTGGAGGTGTAGTTTGGGATGGAAGTAAAGGTAGCAGCCGGTTCAAAACCAGAGTGTaagtgacagattttttttccccaaataccTCTGGAACAGAGGAAGCTACAGCAAAACTATGGTAAAAGGCCCAGAGGGTGTGTTTGCATCTCTTAGGAAAGaagaagctggagaaggagagaagagaacagCATAACCTCTTCCTCATTGTAAAAACAGACTTGGCTGCTAATTTTACCCCCATGATGACTGGATGATGGGGAGGGCTGCTGCttcagcagtgctgtggcagcaattttgaaaaatataattctttGCATGGCAAGTCCCACAAGCATTAATTCTGTTCACCTACAAAGATACCATAAGCTGATCCTACCTTGCTGTAGTTGCACTTAGTATGTAAACTTGATCTCATATATATGTTTCAGGAGCAGGGTGCAGACTCTTAATCTGAGATGTTTCTTCCACCCTAGACTGGGGTTATCACAGAGCTGATGGCCAGGGCTGGGAGGCAGATCTCGGGGGAAACAGTGGACCAGAGCTGGGCGGACCACATGTGTTGTACCTGCCGTGTGAAAACCGTGGGGCACAGGTGGAAGCACCGGCCTCAGAAAATGACCCTGACTCGAGAacaggttttgctttaaaaatagggCAAGCATTTTTGTGAGGAGCTGGGCTTCTTGGGGCTCTCTAAAACTCAGGCAAAGGAAGTCCTACTGACTTTTCACTTTACCCGTGTCCTGAAAGAGTTTGTTACCATGTGCAAAACTCCTCCAAGGCAGACAAAAAGTTGTTTCGCCTACTAGTGCAGACCGACTGCCAGGAATGCATTTGCGCTTTGGGCCAAGTCTACATCCTGATCATGACTTCCAGGACTTTGCTGTCCATCTACTATGTGTGACTTCAAGGGTGTGCTGTGTGACTGATACTAGTCGTAGTGAGGGTAggagaaatattatttaatgtgttttaaatgcctttaaataaaaaaggttgCTCCATAAACCTGATTGAAAAACTAAGATCCCTTCCTGCCAAAAAAAGTCCcatttgggatattttttcctatCCCAAATTGGAATAGGAGATCAGTTAAGGAAGAAGCTACCAGATAAATTCCAGTTTAGGGGAAGAGAAATTGATTTCTTGATTCGACTTCTGCGGCCTGGGTAGCTAAAGAGGAAGCTGTCCTGCAAAACCAGctaactatttttatttctttttcctgagctGGAGAACAAGCCCAGCGGCTCCAGCAGAAGTTCGAACAAAGCGAACTAAATGGTCCCAAGGTAGCTAGCTCCTGTCAGTGCGTGCCTTATGGTAGGGGGCTTCTTTGAGAGCCTCTCTACTATATTCCCCTTACATAATGAGACTGGACCTTTTCAATTCAGATGGGCTTAACCTCAGTTTGTCTGTGTAAATGCTAGGAATCTTAAAGGGAGCTGTCTCAGTTGCctctgcctggggaggaggCTGGTGTAACACCTGGTGAGGGGTGATGTGGCTCCTCTGACCAGGAGTGAAATTAATGTTGAATGCCTTGTGGAGTGCTCCTCACAGGTCAGGGATGACTTTAACCTGTACgatgtgtttttcctctgttctatTTGTCTTGACAACAGAAATTAAGGTAATTTCCATCTTTCAGCCAACTTCTGCTCTCACTCGTACCATTATGTATATATACTGAAAACAGTTGCATGATTTCATGTGTGACACTAACATGTTCTTAGTCTGTTGGTTCAATCACGTCAATTTTTTATCTCCTTTGCACATGTCTTAACTGAAAATCCATGCACAGCATTTCTTATTTATAGAGTAGAAAGGGGGAAGATAAACTACAATAGAGCAAAAATATAGGTTTAGATCCCAGGAGTTTTATACGGAATCTgaagcaagaaggaaaagatcCAAGCACCTCAGGTTCCCACGAGGTGCTTCTTACTATCACCGACCTGACAGAGGGCTTCCCAGCTGGTACAAACATAATATCAAACCACATAGTCCTGATCAGCCCTCCAGAGGTCTGATGCTTTGTAGGCTGGAGCCTCCATCTGTAACGACATGGAGCCTCCACCAGGCGACACAGCACAGCATGCTGCATTGTATACATCGGTTATAATCAAGCTGGGAGTTTGTGGGTGCTTAGAAACTGAGGAGTTGAATGTGGTGGTGGATGCTGCAGTGTGCTTTGGCCTCCCCCGGGCTCCCTGAATGCCAAGGTGTACTCTGGGCAGGTGGGCAGTCTTGCCCTGGGGCCTGCTGGCGCTGGGCTGCCACCATGGGAGGGGAGTGTAAGTGGTGAAGACAGTGGTCGGCACTGCCATCTCATCCACGGAGAAACTTTACTTTTGCAAAGAGGCTCCTCTTCTCCTTTAGGACAGCTGCTAGGGATGAATCATACCTCCAACCTGAGTCAAAACAGGACACGATGATGGTCAAGACCTCAATCTAACCCGTCTATTGCTTAAGTGTCATCTGTGCTGTCAAGCAAAACCAGGGAGGATGACAGCCTCAGCAGGTACTTGTCCTGCATGCCTGAAGATGGCAGCGTGGTACAGACTGAGGGCCACAAGCACACCTTCCAGTTAGGACTGTGCCTCTGGTGATTAAGGTGCCAGGGCCACTTGCTGTCATAGTACTGAATCCTACACATTCCTTCCCTCCAAAACTGGATGACCACATTCCAATGGATAGGTGGTCCCTGGtctgtgctgcctttgctgaCCTGAGCCACTTATCCCCATGGATGGCATTAAATGCTGGCAGTCAGCAGTGCTCCCTGGCACCCTTTTCTGGTGTAGACATAACCTTCCTGTCCTCCAAAGGCAACGTGTCTTTTCCTGGTTGTAACAGGCAGATTCTGCTTTCACTAatccaaaaatgaaaatgtcaccAGCACAATTCTGGCCTGACTCATGGAGTTTCCTTCTTGTGACTGTACTTCCAAAGACATCGGTGGCAGGTCTCTCACTGGCATCAGCCAAATCAAGATGCAGACACAGTGCTGCAGGTAAAGCTTCATCCAGGGTAATGTTAATTTAGACTTTGAACCATTGATTGGAgccattaattaattttctatacCTATTTTTAGCTTAATTTCATAAAGACATGAGCCTACTGTAACTACGCTACCCTTGTATGTTCACCTGATTGTATGTCATCTTCCAAGTCCCAGTAATTTTTGATGCTGTTTGCCCAATTTCAACCATCTAGTTGGTATTGAATTCCTACCTGCagacaggcagaggagggcagcagcccccagAAAGGGGTGTGATGTGAGCTCTGTTCCTGTTGCACCCCTGAGAATCAGCAGGCCACACAGATGGATGGATCCCCCACCCAACGTAGGGATGCTTTCATCACAGCCTGGAGATTTTTAGGCGTCAACAATCTCAAGACAAAAATCTGTAAGAAACATGGCTTCTTCCATTCTTATTGCTTACACGTGTTGATACTGGTACTGCTCAGCTCTTTAAGTTTCTGCAGTGCTGAACCTCAGCGACAGAGAATCACGTATATGAAGTGTTTAGGAATTTGATACCATTCCAGAAATCTTAAAAAGTAGTAGTGGATTTGAATGTCTTGGCACCTACGTTAAAAAACAATGCACCCTCAACCTTCACATAGTAGAAGCTTAATAATTACCAGTTGTCACTAACCACATTGGTTTAGAAACATCTTAGTTTCTGACTTCTTAAGCATTTAAGATCTTGACGTCACTTTGAGCGTAAATCTTCAGTATCTACCTGTTCATGCTCTAGACAtaagaggaaataatttctttctatcCCAAAAACAGGACAAATAACATAGTTTCACTGCTTCTTTTTGTCTCTTAAAACAGAAGCCTCCACCACGGGAGTTTAGTTGTCGGATTGATTTTCACCAAAATTTTGGTTTGATTGTGGCAGTTCTTTGAAGTAGCTGCTGGAGAACAGTGCAAGGTTTTCACAGACAAATGGATGAAGAACATTATCTACCTGATTTAGATTATAATTACTCATATGAAAACTCTTACGAAAGCAACATCTGTGAAATGGGCGactattttctattttacacCCATCTCACTACTGTCCTCTACACTCTGGTGTTTTTGCTCAGCCTGCTAGGAAATACTCTAGTGTTATGGATCCTATTCAAATATGAAAACCTTACATCTTTAACAAACATCTTCATCGTGAATCTCTGTGTCTCTGATTTAGTCTTCTCCTGCATGCTGCCTTTCTGGGCAGTGGACCAGTCCTTTGGGTGGATTTTTGGTGAGTTCCTTTGCAAAGCGGTGAATGCTGTTTTCTCCATCGGCTACTACAGCGGTGTCTTCTTTTTGACTCTCATGACTATCCTGCGGTACTTGTCTGTAGTGAACCCCGTTTCAACTTTGAGATCCCAGACACAGTGCTGTGGTTTTCTGGTGAGCTTGGCTGTTTGGACTGTTAGTATATTAATTGTGGTTCCTGAGATGATTCACACCGCAGTGCAAGAAAACTTGGAAGGGGAAAAGACCTGTGATTATGCTgactggaaatggaaaaaggtAGACATTTATCAGAGAAATATACTCTTCCTGTTATCCTTTGGGATTATCATATTCTGTTACTTCAAGATACTGATAATCCTGCTCAGAGCAAGATCTCGCAGAAAGCACAGGACTGTGAAACTCATCCTTATTATTGTGGTGGCTTTTTTCCTGAGCTGGGCACCTTACAACATCCTCAGCTTTCTGATTACTTTTCCACCACCTACCTGTCAGTATAAAAAAGACTCCAACCTTGCCTTTCACATCAGCCGTAAAATTGCtttctgccactgctgcctCAATCCTGTGCTCTATGTATTTGTTGGAGTCAAGTTCAAGAGGCATTTGGTCCGTTTATGCAACCAGTATTTACCCTGTGGCAATGGTCAAGTCCTGAGGCCCAGGATCTGCTCTGAAGGCAAATTCCACTATGAAGATG contains the following coding sequences:
- the XCR1 gene encoding chemokine XC receptor 1, encoding MDEEHYLPDLDYNYSYENSYESNICEMGDYFLFYTHLTTVLYTLVFLLSLLGNTLVLWILFKYENLTSLTNIFIVNLCVSDLVFSCMLPFWAVDQSFGWIFGEFLCKAVNAVFSIGYYSGVFFLTLMTILRYLSVVNPVSTLRSQTQCCGFLVSLAVWTVSILIVVPEMIHTAVQENLEGEKTCDYADWKWKKVDIYQRNILFLLSFGIIIFCYFKILIILLRARSRRKHRTVKLILIIVVAFFLSWAPYNILSFLITFPPPTCQYKKDSNLAFHISRKIAFCHCCLNPVLYVFVGVKFKRHLVRLCNQYLPCGNGQVLRPRICSEGKFHYEDGSIY